The genomic segment TCGATTTGTCCTTGAAGAATTGCAGCATATCGCCGATTCGTCGGATGTGTTGAAACGAAATCGTGGAAGACGCGGACTTGATATCTTAAACCGGATTCAAAAAGAGCTCGATGTGAAAGTGGAAATTTACGAAGGTGATTTCGAGGAGATCTCCGAGGTCGACAGCAAGCTGGTCAAACTTGCGAAGCTTGTTTCGGGCATAGTTGTGACGAACGATTTCAATTTAAACAAAGTTTGTGAATTGCAAGGCGTGGCCGTCTTGAACATCAATGATCTGGCGAATGCGGTTAAACCAGTCGTCCTGCCGGGTGAAGAGTTGAAAGTTCAAGTCATCAAAGACGGGAAAGAGCATAACCAAGGTGTCGGCTATCTGGATGACGGAACGATGATCGTCGTCGAAGAAGGAAGAGATTACATCGGAAAGACGATCGAAGTGCTTGTGACAAGTGTACTGCAAACTTCGGCAGGACGAATGATTTTCGCGAAACCGAAGCTGATGGAGCGGGCGTTGTAATGACAACCCCGCTTCATCTTTTGCATTTTCGGCGGTTTCCCTTTATTGTAGAAAACGAATGAAAAACGCATCATGGCAGGGGAAACCAATCGATGAACTATAAAGTCGTTATTCCGGCCGCGGGAGAAGGGAAACGCATGAAAGCCGGAAAAAACAAGTTATGGCTCGAAATCGGCGGAAAACCGCTCATCGTCCATGCGATCGAAGTGTTTCAGGCGGATCCCGAGTGCGAGGGTGTAATCACGGCCGTTGCTCCATCGGAGCAAGCGGATATGGCCGCGTTGTTCACGCGGTACGGGTTATCAAAGGTGGAACGACTCGTATCGGGAGGGGCGGAGCGGCAACATAGTGTGCATGCCGGTTTAAAAGCGTGCGCACGCGCTAGTGATGCCATCGTGCTTATCCATGACGGTGCCCGCCCCTTCGTTACACACCGGCTCATTCGCCGGCTGACGGAGGCTGCGGACAAGAGCGGAGCGGCGATACCGGCGGTCCCCGTCAAAGATACGGTGAAGCGGGTGAACGAAGGGCGTGTAGCGGAAACGCTTGAACGTTCGAGCTTGTGGGCAGTGCAAACGCCTCAGGCGTTTCGGCTGTCGTTGATTTTACAAGCGCACGAGGAGGCCGCCCAAAAGGGGAAAGTCGGCACGGACGATGCTTCGCTCGTTGAATGGTCGGGACACGAGGTTACCGTCGTAACGAGCGATTACGATAATTTAAAAGTAACGACGCCCGAGGATCTCGTGATCGCCAGGGCGATCATGATGAAACGACGGGAGGAGCTTCGATGAGAATCGGACACGGTTTCGACGTCCATCGCTTCGGCAAAGGACGTCCGTTGATTCTGGGCGGCATCGAGATCCCTTATGAATTAGGGTTGCTCGGCCATTCCGACGCTGATGTACTTTTGCACGCTGTAAGCGATGCGCTGCTCGGAGCCGCTGCACTCGGTGATATTGGCACGCATTTTCCGGACACAGATCCGGCATACAAAGACGCTGATTCGTATAAATTACTCGAGAGGGTGCGCGAACTTGTTTCCGACAAAGGCTATCGTTGTTCGAACGTGGATGCAACGATCATTGCGCAACAGCCGAAAATGAATCCGCATATACGGCAAATGCGCGAAACCATTGCGGCGGCCCTTGAGACCGACGTCGAGCGCGTAAACGTGAAAGCGACGACGACGGAAAAACTCGGTTTTCCGGGGCGCGGGGAAGGCATCGCCGCGGAAGCGGTCGTATTGATTGAGGAAAAGCAACGTTAAGAGGTGAACAGGAAATGGGAAAAGAAGTTAGGGTGCGGTATGCGCCAAGCCCGACCGGGCATTTACATATAGGAAACGCACGAACGGCATTGTTTAATTACTTGTTTGCAAGAAGCCGCGGTGGAACATTCGTTATTCGTGTTGAGGATACCGACCGGAAACGGAACATCGAGGGCGGGGAATACAATCAGCTGGAAAACTTGAAATGGCTCGGCATTGATTGGGACGAAAGCGTCGATGTCGGCGGCGAATACGGGCCGTACCGGCAAATGGAGCGGCTCGATATCTATGCCAAACATGTAGACGAGTTGTTCGAGCGCGGCCATGCGTACAAATGTTATTGCACGGAAGAAGAGCTTCAGCAAGAGCGGGAAGCGCAGCTGGCAAAAGGGATTGCGCCGAGGTATTCCGGCAAATGCCGTCATTTGAGCGACGAAGATCGAAAAACGTTGGACGCCGAGGGGCGTAAGCCGAGCGTGCGGTTCAAGGTAACTCCGGGCAAGGTGTACCGCTTCAACGACATCGTAAAAAAAGAAGTCTCGTTTGAATCGGACGGCATCGGGGATTTTGTGATTGTGAAAAAAGACGGGGTGCCGACGTACAATTTTGCCGTGGCGGTCGACGACCATTTGATGGCCATTTCCCACGTCCTCCGCGGCGATGACCACATTTCGAACACGCCGAAGCAATTGATGGTTTACGAAGCGTTCGGTTGGGAACCGCCGACATTCGGCCATATGACGCTCATCGTCAATGAGAATCATAAAAAATTGAGCAAACGCGACGAGTCCATCATTCAGTTCATCGAACAATATAAAGCGCTCGGCTATTTGCCGGAAGCGTTGTTTAATTTTATTACGTTGCTCGGATGGTCTCCAAAAGGCGAGGAAGAGCTGTTCTCCCGGGAGGCATTCATTCAACTTTTTGATCCGGAACGATTATCGACCTCTCCCGCCGTTTTTGACACACATAAGCTGAAATGGATGAATAACCAATACATTAAGAAGTCTTCTTTGGATCGTGTTGTTGACTTGGCGCTGCCGCATTTGATCGAAGCCGGAAAACTGCCTGCCGATCTCGACGACGAAAGACGTGCCTGGGCGCGGGAATTGATTGCTTTGTATCATGAGCAATTGTCCTTCGGAGCCGAAATTGTGGAACTCACCGACTTGTTTTTCCGCGAATCGCTTGTTTATGACGACGAGGCAATGGAAGTGCTTCGCCAAGACCAAGTGCCTGAAGTGCTAGAGGAGCTCGATCGCCAATTGGAAGCGCTGGCTGCCTATGAACCGAAAGCGATTTTTCAAGCGGTAAAAGCCGTGCAAAAAGAAACGGGCCATAAAGGGAAAAAATTGTTCATGCCGGTTCGCGTAGCAGCGACGGGGCAAACGCATGGTCCGGAATTGCCAAAAGCCTTGTATTTGTTAGGAAAAGACACGGTCTCCAAGCGACTGCGCGAGGCGTTGGCACAGTTGGGCTGATTGCTTCACATTTTCTGGTTGATGTAATATAGTAAAGAAAAATCCACAGGTGAAAACGTTGAAAAGGAAAAGTAGAGTGCTGATCGATTGTCCAGAGAGAACCTCCGTTGGCTGAAAGAGGTTTCAACCGGCAGCATTCGAATGCCCCTTCGAGTCCCTTCTTGAACGGAGTAAAGAAGGGCGGGTTCGGCCCGTTATCCTTATGAGCGGGAATGTGCGCGGCGCATTCCAAGCAGAGTGGGACCACGTTATTGACGTCTCTGTGTCATCGGCACGGGGGCGTTTTTATTTCGGAACGGGAAGGATATTGTGTCCGCTTAGAAGTGCATCGACGTTTGTATGTCGACAGGAATGGAGCGCGACAATGCGGTTGATCCAAGGGATTGTTAAGGGCAACGAGACCACATGTTGTTTTGCTTCAGGAGGGAGCAAAGATGTTTAAGAAATTTCGAGAGGATATAGATGTTGTGTTTGATCAAGATCCGGCAGCACGCAATTACTTCGAGGTCATTTTTACTTATTCCGGCGTGCACGCCGTTTGGTCGCATCGATTCGCCCATTGGTTATGGCGACGGAAGCGGTTCTTTCTCGCCCGTTTGATTAGTCAAATTAGTCGTTTCTTCACCGGAATTGAGATCCACCCCGGGGCGAAGATCGGAAGCCGGTTTTTCATCGATCACGGCATGGGCGTCGTCATTGGCGAGACGTGCGAAATCGGCGACAATGTTACGATTTATCAAGGCGTCACCCTCGGCGGAACCGGCAAGGAAAAAGGCAAGCGTCACCCGACGATTGAGGACAACGTCCTTATTTCGACAGGAGCGAAAATTCTCGGCTCGATCACGATTGGGGCGAATTCAAAAGTCGGCGGAGGTTCGGTGGTGCTGGATGACGTTCCTCCAAACTCGACGGTAGTCGGCATTCCCGGCAGAGTCGTCAAGCAGGACGGAGTGCGCGTACGCAAAGACCTCGATCACCATTTCCCTGATCCGGTCGATGCGAAATGTGCGCAAATGGAAGAAGATATTCGCCGCCTGCAGCGTGAACTCGAACAGTTGAAGGGAGAGAAAAGTCGTGAGCATACGCGTTTATAATACGTTAACGCAGCAAAAGGAAACATTTCGGCCGCTTGAAGAAGGAAAAGTGAAAATGTATTTTTGCGGACCGACGGTATATAACTATATTCATATCGGAAACGCCCGCCCGGCCATTGTGTTCGACATGGTGCGCCGTTATTTACAGTACCGCGGATATGACGTGAATTTTGTGTCGAACTTTACAGATGTCGATGATAAAATTATCCGCGCAGCCGCGGAAGCCGGCGAGGAAGTGTTTGCGCTGACCGACCGGTTCATCGAGGCTTATCACAAGGACGTAGGTGCGCTCGGCGTCGAACAAGCGGATTTGCATCCGCGCGTGACGGAAACGATGGACGACATTATCACTTTCATCGAGAAACTCGAGCAGAAAGGATACGCTTACGCTTCCGGCGGCGACGTATATTTTCGCACGAGAAAATTCGATCAATACGGCAAGCTTTCCCATCAGGCAGTGGATGAGCTGCGCTCGGGCGCGCGCATCGAAATCGGGGAACATAAAGAAGATCCGCTTGATTTCACGCTTTGGAAAGCGGCGAAGGAAGGCGAAATTTCTTGGGAAAGTCCGTGGGGGAAAGGACGTCCCGGCTGGCATATCGAATGCTCGGCGATGGTGAAGAAATATTTAGGCGACACGATCGACATTCATGCCGGCGGCCAAGATTTAATTTTTCCCCATCACGAAAACGAAATCGCGCAATCGGAAGCTCTGAACGACGAACCGATGGCGAAATATTGGCTTCATAACGGCTACATCAACATCAATAATGAAAAAATGTCGAAATCGCTCGGGAACTTCGTGCTTGTCCACGATTTGATCAAAGAACGCGATCCTGAAGTGATCCGCTTTTTCATGTTGAGCGTTCATTACCGAAACCCGATCAACTTCAATGCCGAATTGATCGACAGCGCTGCACAAGGGCTGCAACGAATTCGTACGGCGGTCGCGAATGCCGCTGATCGTCTGCAAATGAGTACGGATCTAGGCGAACCGACAGATCGGTTTGACGGGTACAGGGATCGGTTTATCGCAGCCATGGATGACGACTTCAATACAGCAAACGCGATCGCGGTTCTGTTTGATCTCGCCAAGGAAACGAACGTTTATTTGCAAGAGGATAATAGTTCGAAACAAGTGCTGGAGGACATTCTCGCTTTGTTTGGCGAGGCGGAAACGGTGCTTGGAGTGCCGTTAAGGGAAGAGCAAGGCGTGCTTGATGAGGAAATTGAAACGCTCATCGAAAAGAGAGAGGCGGCCCGGAAGGATCGCGATTTTCAGTTGGCCGATCAAATACGCGACGACTTGAAAGCGCAAGGTGTTCTTTTGGAAGACACGCCGCAAGGAGTAAGGTGGCGAAGGCAGCCATGATCGATGTGAAACAAATGAACGCACTCACGCTTGCTTACATCGGCGATGCGGTGATCGAGCTGTACGTACGCAGACGCTTGCTTGAGCAAGGCTTGACAAAGCCGAACGATTTGCACCAGAGTGCCGTGCAATACGTGTCCGCCGAGGCGCAGGCGGACGTGCTGCATCGGTTGTTGGCCTCGGATTTGCTTGATGACGAGGAAACGGCGGTCGTGCGGCGGGGGCGCAATGCGAAATCGGCGACGATTCCGAAGAATACGGAGGTGCAAACGTACCGGTACGGTACGGCGTTCGAAGCGCTCATTGGCTATCACCATTTGAACGAAAACGAGGCGCGCGTCATGGAGATCGTCGACCGGATGTTTGCTTGGGTGGAAGCAGGTGATTTTCGTTGACGAGTGAATGGATCATCGGACGCAACCCGGTCCGTGAAGCGTTAAAAGCCGGGCGGGAAATCAATAAAATTTGGATGGCTGACCACGCGCGCGGTTCGATGCGGGCATTGCTTGGGCTT from the Bacillales bacterium genome contains:
- the gltX gene encoding glutamate--tRNA ligase encodes the protein MGKEVRVRYAPSPTGHLHIGNARTALFNYLFARSRGGTFVIRVEDTDRKRNIEGGEYNQLENLKWLGIDWDESVDVGGEYGPYRQMERLDIYAKHVDELFERGHAYKCYCTEEELQQEREAQLAKGIAPRYSGKCRHLSDEDRKTLDAEGRKPSVRFKVTPGKVYRFNDIVKKEVSFESDGIGDFVIVKKDGVPTYNFAVAVDDHLMAISHVLRGDDHISNTPKQLMVYEAFGWEPPTFGHMTLIVNENHKKLSKRDESIIQFIEQYKALGYLPEALFNFITLLGWSPKGEEELFSREAFIQLFDPERLSTSPAVFDTHKLKWMNNQYIKKSSLDRVVDLALPHLIEAGKLPADLDDERRAWARELIALYHEQLSFGAEIVELTDLFFRESLVYDDEAMEVLRQDQVPEVLEELDRQLEALAAYEPKAIFQAVKAVQKETGHKGKKLFMPVRVAATGQTHGPELPKALYLLGKDTVSKRLREALAQLG
- the ispD gene encoding 2-C-methyl-D-erythritol 4-phosphate cytidylyltransferase, giving the protein MNYKVVIPAAGEGKRMKAGKNKLWLEIGGKPLIVHAIEVFQADPECEGVITAVAPSEQADMAALFTRYGLSKVERLVSGGAERQHSVHAGLKACARASDAIVLIHDGARPFVTHRLIRRLTEAADKSGAAIPAVPVKDTVKRVNEGRVAETLERSSLWAVQTPQAFRLSLILQAHEEAAQKGKVGTDDASLVEWSGHEVTVVTSDYDNLKVTTPEDLVIARAIMMKRREELR
- the ispF gene encoding 2-C-methyl-D-erythritol 2,4-cyclodiphosphate synthase codes for the protein MRIGHGFDVHRFGKGRPLILGGIEIPYELGLLGHSDADVLLHAVSDALLGAAALGDIGTHFPDTDPAYKDADSYKLLERVRELVSDKGYRCSNVDATIIAQQPKMNPHIRQMRETIAAALETDVERVNVKATTTEKLGFPGRGEGIAAEAVVLIEEKQR
- the cysE gene encoding serine O-acetyltransferase, which encodes MFKKFREDIDVVFDQDPAARNYFEVIFTYSGVHAVWSHRFAHWLWRRKRFFLARLISQISRFFTGIEIHPGAKIGSRFFIDHGMGVVIGETCEIGDNVTIYQGVTLGGTGKEKGKRHPTIEDNVLISTGAKILGSITIGANSKVGGGSVVLDDVPPNSTVVGIPGRVVKQDGVRVRKDLDHHFPDPVDAKCAQMEEDIRRLQRELEQLKGEKSREHTRL
- the cysS gene encoding cysteine--tRNA ligase, with protein sequence MSIRVYNTLTQQKETFRPLEEGKVKMYFCGPTVYNYIHIGNARPAIVFDMVRRYLQYRGYDVNFVSNFTDVDDKIIRAAAEAGEEVFALTDRFIEAYHKDVGALGVEQADLHPRVTETMDDIITFIEKLEQKGYAYASGGDVYFRTRKFDQYGKLSHQAVDELRSGARIEIGEHKEDPLDFTLWKAAKEGEISWESPWGKGRPGWHIECSAMVKKYLGDTIDIHAGGQDLIFPHHENEIAQSEALNDEPMAKYWLHNGYININNEKMSKSLGNFVLVHDLIKERDPEVIRFFMLSVHYRNPINFNAELIDSAAQGLQRIRTAVANAADRLQMSTDLGEPTDRFDGYRDRFIAAMDDDFNTANAIAVLFDLAKETNVYLQEDNSSKQVLEDILALFGEAETVLGVPLREEQGVLDEEIETLIEKREAARKDRDFQLADQIRDDLKAQGVLLEDTPQGVRWRRQP
- a CDS encoding ribonuclease III domain-containing protein; translated protein: MIDVKQMNALTLAYIGDAVIELYVRRRLLEQGLTKPNDLHQSAVQYVSAEAQADVLHRLLASDLLDDEETAVVRRGRNAKSATIPKNTEVQTYRYGTAFEALIGYHHLNENEARVMEIVDRMFAWVEAGDFR